aattttctttttgttgGTTTTAGCAAGATGTTTTTTATGGAGAGAGAGAGCATCTTGCTCCTACCTAGTGTTGGTTGTGTATTTTATTTACAGGTTTTGGTTTTTGTGGACTTGTAATGTACTTATTGCCCGCTTTCTTGATTCTCAATCCCCACATTCCACTTTGCATGTGTTGCATTGTTTATTTGATGTTAAGCCAGAATTTGTGCCTTCTGTTGTTAATTACAACGTTTAGTTTATCAGTATTGTGAGGTTTCGCTTCCGAATGTAGCGCATAGGTTGTTGTTTGATATGACCAGTAGAGCGCATTCCCCAAATATTGTTACTTATACTACTTTGATAGGTGGACACTGTCGAGTTAGTGCAGTGGATGTTGCGCATATGGTGTTCCATGAAATGCGTGAGCATGGGGTGGTACCTAAATTCGCTAACTTATAGCGTGTtaatttgtggggttttgaggAAGCGGGATGATGAACGTGGGAAGGAGTTGATGTGCAGTCTTTGGGAGACAATGAAGGATGAAGAGGACCACTCAGTAAatagtgctgctttttcaaatatcattgattctttatgCAGAGAAGGTTTTTTAATGTGGTTTTTAAGATTTCAGAAGATATGCCACAAGGGGAGAATGTGAACTAGGAGTTTGCCTATGGGCATATGATTGATTCACTTTGTAGAGCTGGAAGAAACCATGGTGCTTCAAGAATTGTTTATATAATGAGAAAGAGAGGGTTCACTCCAAGCTTAGTGTCATATAATTCTATTATACATGGGCTCTCCAAGCAGAGACGTTGCATGAGGGCTTATCAGTTGTTTGAGGAAGGGATTGAATTTGGTTACATACCATCTGAGTATACTTGAAGCTCTATGCCAGGAAAATGATCTCTACAAGGCAAGCAATGTTCTAGAGTGAACGTTGAAGAAGGGGCAGATAGGAATAGAATTTACAATATATATTTGAGAGCACTTTGTTTGGTCAATGGTGCAACCGAGCTTTTAAATGTTCTTGTTTTTATGCTACAAACTGAGTGTCAGCCTGATGTGATCACTCTCAACATAGTTATTAATATGTTTTGCAAGATGGGAGGGATTGAAGAAGCTTTGAAAATGCTTAATGATATGATGATGGTAAAATTTTATGCCCCTGACGCCATTATCTTCACTAGCATCATAGGCGGTTTGTTAAATGTTGGGAGAACTCAAGAAGCTCTCAATCTATTTGATCAAGTAATGCCCAAAAATGGCATTAGTCCTGGTGTGGTAACATATAATGCAGTTCTTCGTGGCTTGTTTAAACTTCAGTTAGCAGATGAGGGAataagggtgtttaatagaatgTTAGCTGATGGTGTGGCTGCTAACATTACCACATACTCCATCATAATCGATGGATTATACGATTCTAACCAAATTGACAAGGCTAAGAAATTCTGGGATGATGTTGTTTGGCCCTCAAAAGTTCATGATCAGTTTGTTTATGCTTCTATTCTCAAAGGGCTTTGTCACTTGGGCAATTTAAATAAAGCTTGTCATTACCTATATGAACCGGTAGATTCTGGGGTCAGTCCAAATATTGTTAGTTATAACATTGTGATTGATTGTGCTTGCAGGTTAGGCGTGAAGAGGGAAGCTTATCAAATTGTTAATGAAATGCGAAAGAATGGTCTGGCCCCTGATGCTGTAACTTGGAGGATTCTTGACAAGTTACATGGCACTATGAAGGGATGATATAGTGGGAGGATTCAGCTGGACAGTTCTCAGGAGGAGACTTGTGTGAAATGGAAGGGATAAAATTTCATACTCATGAAGCACTATGAACAGGGCACTTCCTGTTTGGAATTGTATACCAGAGGAATGGATTTATGGCTTCCCTCACATCATGTAATGGAATGAAAAACCTCATATTCAGCCAAGTTGAGCGTAGGGTTGCGTTTGAAAAGTGCTCTAGTAATGATGCTTGGGAAAAGATTTCTTGCAGCAGCAGGGAAAGAGAGATGTTGCAGataaatgttaattttttatgcAGGCAGAGGAATTCTTATAAAGAGAAACTTCTTATTTATTAGAGGGTGAAAAGACAAGCTTAAGGGAAAGACATGAATAAACGAAGTGCAAGTAAAACTGCAATACAGGAAATCTTTCTAAACTGATGATCACTTCACTCGACTAAATGTTTCATTCTGATCTAGGAAACTAAATCCCATTTGTGGAATTTAAAGAGTTTTGAGTGAGTTAAGTGTTTTTATTTAAACCGTTATCTAAGTTAATGATGTGGAATTATtggttattaaaaaattaaataaacataaacatagccTTTCACATGAAAGCAAGGTGGATTCTTGTTTTCCAAAATGGGTTAGCTTCAAAATGGGATTTTGGTGATGGGTCTTTGTGGACTTCTTGTTTTTGGTGCGTTCTACAATTTATTCgttctttcttttttgtttttcgaTTTTTTGTCAATTGAATTctgcttttatatattttttaagtttgttCATATTTGGATTCTGCTCTGCTTTTAGTTTGATAATGGGGTTGTGATTTTTATAATATCTTTGTTGTGGATTACGACCTTAAACTGCGTTGATTTTGTGCTGTaggaattttaattttgtagcGTTTATATTGATTTGCATCTGAGATAAAGTCTTCTAATTGCCATTATGCTAATGCATATGGTGAGAAGTGATTGGAAGCATATGTTGTTTAGATATAAATTTCAGATCGCAATTTGATTGTTTGAATAAGCTTGTTCAATCATATCTGTTGGGATTGCTAAGATttctgttataaaaaaaaaaaactcaaaagctcaaaaatcGACCCAACCGATCAAACTTATCTaactaaatcaatttaaattaattcgatttgattcgatttttatccTTGTTCAGTTTGGTTTCAAAAAATATactcaatttaattttcaattttttttatttaatttgattcaattttgaaTTCAACCAAATGCTTGACTGTACACATATGCATTtgagtttgaaattcaaaaactCCTCATATCAGATGCTATGGTGACTTGGATCTTAGACCCTAAAGTTTACTTGATTTACAGGTTACAGGCTATAAATGTATGAGGGACATATAAATGCCTGTTCTTTTAGGTTTTCTAAGGCTTTGTAAGTGAGAATTTATCTCATCCCATTTCAATTTCCATTTATCAATTTTCTTTCCAGGGTTTAAAATCTAATTACTTTGCTTATGATTGAATGTGCTAAAgacttttgtttttctttatttactAAAAAGACCatagggaaaaaagaaaaagaaaagcagtTTTCTATGCTATTTAAGTGTTTTTTTTATCTGAAATATGGTTtgtttatttgttaaattttagaaatgTTGGCGCATTTGAACTGGATCTTCGATGATGCTCAAAGGGGCAATCCTATAGAAATTGATCATTGATGCTTATGAGTGCATCATCTGAGCCCCGGTCTGTTCTTGCTTATTTACATATTTTGGCTTATCTTATTCTTCTTATTGCAGAAGCTTGGACTTAAACAATGCTCCTCACCAATCTCAGATGTCCAATTCTTCTCAAACCCATTACTCTTCCTCTCGCATTTCTCTCTACTTACGACCTGCCACAGCCCCAACCACTATACCGAGACCAAGACGAAGACCAATCCATCAGCATTACCAGCAGGTCTTACTGGACGAGGAAGATCCACAATCTCTGTACCCAATACCGCAAAGTCGATCAGGCTCTTGCCCTTCTCGATCATCTCCGCCTCCGCGGCTACCGCCCTGATTCTCTCAATCTCAGCAGCATAATTCATGGGCTTTGTGATGCCAAACGCTTCCAGGAAGCCTACCACCGCTTTGTCCTTTCCATTTCCTCTCACTGCATCCCGGATGAGCGGACTTGTAATGTACTTATTGCTCGCTTGCTTGATTCCCAGTGCCCACATTCCACTTTGCATGCCTTGCACCGTTTGTTTGATGTTAAGCCAGAGTTTGTGCCTTCTGTTATTAATTACAACCGTTTGATTTATCAGTATTGCGAGGTTTCGCTTCCGAATGTAGCGCATAGATTGTTGTTTGATATGATCAGTAGAGGACATTCCCCAAATATTGTTACTTATACTACTTTGATGGGTGGGTACTGTCGAGTTAGTGCAGTGAATGTTGCATATATGATGTTCGATGAAATGCGTGAGCATGGAGTGGTACCTAATTCGCTAACTTATAGCGTGTTGATTTGTGGGATTTTGAGGCAGCGCGATGCTGAACGTGGGAAGGAGTTGATGTGCGGTCTTTGGGAGACAATGAAGGATGAAGAAGACCACTCAGTCAatagtgctgctttttcaaatatcattgattctttatgCAGAGAAGGTTTTTTTAATGAGGTTTTTAAGATTGCAGAAGATATGCCACAAGGGAAGAATGTGAATGAGGAGTTTGCTTATGGGCATATGATTGATTCACTTTGTAGATCTGGAAGAAACCATGGAGCTTCAAGAATTGCTTATATAATGAGAAAGAGAGGGTTCACTCCAAGCTTAGTGTCATATAATTCTATTATACATGGGCTCTGCAAGCAGAGAGGATGCATGAGGGCTTATCAGTTGTTTGAGGAAGGGATTGAATTTGGTTACTTGCCATCTGAGTATACTTATAAGGTTCTAGTGGAAGCTCTATGCCAAGACATGGATCTCTACAAGGCAAGGAATATTCTAGAGTCAATGTTGAAGAAGGAAGGGGCAGATAGGACTAGAATTTACAATATATATTTGAGAGCACTTTGTCTGGTCAACAGTGCAACCGAGCTTTTAAATGTTCTTGTTTCTATGCTACAAACTGAGTGTCATCCTGATGTGATCACTCTCAACATAGTTATTAATGGGTTTTGCAAGATGGGAAGGATTGAAGAAGCTTTGAAAATGCTTAATGATATGACGATGGGAAAATTTTGTGCCCCTGATGCCGTGACCTTCACTAGCATCATAGGTGGTTTGTTAAATGTTGGGAAAACTCAAGAAGCTCTCAATCTATTTCATCAAGTAATGCCGAAAAATGGAATTAGTCCTGGTGTTGTAACATATAATGCAGTTCTTCGTGGCTTGTTTAAACTTCAGTTAGCAGATGAGGCAATGAGGGTTTTTAATAGAATGTTAGCTGATGGTGTGGCTGCCAACAGCACCACATACTCCATAATAATCGATGGATTATGCGATTCTAACCAAATTGACAAGGCTAAGAAATTCTGGGATGATGTTGTTTGGCCCTCAAAAGTTCATGATAAGTTTGTTTATGCTTCTATTCTCAAAGGGCTTTGTCGCTTGGGCAATTTAAATGAAGCTTGCCATTACCTGTATGAACTGGTAGATTCTGGGGTCAGTCTAAATATTGTTAGTTACAACATTGTGATTGACTGTGCTTGCAGGTTAGGCATGAAGAGGGAAGCTTATCAAATTGTTAATGAAATGCGAAAGAATGGTCTGGCCCCTGATGCTGTAACTTGGAGGATTCTTGACAAGTTGCATGGTGCTATGAAGGGATGATATGGTGTTAGGATTCAACTTGACAGTTCTTAGGAGGAGACTTGTGTGAAATGGAAGGGATAAATTTCATATTCATGAAGCACTATGAACAGGGCAATTCCTGTTTGGGATTGTATACCAGAAGAATGGATTTCTGGCTTCCCTCAATGGTTTCCTGCTTGAGTTTCCCCTGGAGGTGTTGACATTTAGAATGGAAAACAATAACAATGTCAACCTAAAGGTTGGCGATGATGGTTCGAGAGGGGCCTGCATAGTTCTAGAAGGTTTGGATCGCAGTGGAAAGACTTCACAATGTAGCAAGTTACTCTCTTACTTGGTCTTACTTGGAGGGACTCGGGCATCCGACTGAATTGTGGCTTTTTCCTGATAGGTCGACTACCATTGGACAGATGATATCTGCTTACCTCTCAAATCAGTCTCAGCTGGATGATCGCACAATCCATCTCCTATACAGTGCAAATCAGTGGGAAAAGaggtattctttttttttttcccctaatGTCTTTGGCGAAATTGCATGAACAAGAGATCTATAAACCTTTGATTTTTAATTGGTCTTTTTCGTCTAACAAAATATAGTGCTAGCTTACATGAGATGGTTGCTAATTATATAGGTCTTGCAATATGAATCACATTTGGTCGCTCATTCTAACAAGCTAGTATTTTCATAGTATGGGGCTTTACTTTTGTAATGTCAATTTGCCTTCTGGCTTTAGTTATTTTGTACACAAGACAAGTCTATCCCTTGGTGATGTTTTCAAGGAAGTTGAACTTTTTATTATGGATTATAACAAACCATGTTCTGAGTATGTTGGATTTTATCAAATATGATTTGcatttttgatttatttgaaTACTTGTGCTGTTATATTGGAAAGTTGGgagtttgaaaaatataaatgaatatGCCGCCCCTTGATGCAAACTAAACTGAAAAGTGGAACTACTCTCGTTGTTGACTGGTACTCTTATTCTGGAGTTGCTTTCTCATCTGCGAAAGGACTTGGTTTCGATTGGTATAAGGTGAAATATTAGGATTGTTTGAAACTAATGCTTATATTCCATTATATCTTTTTCAAAAATGATGTGTATGTCCTTTATCTGGTTGTTAGTGAATGTGATAATTTTGTAGGCACCTGAGATTGGGTTGCTGGCTCCAGATCTTGTGTTGTACCTTGACATAACACCTGAGCTGAGCTGTTTATTTATAGGggcttatttaaaaaaaatggttGTGATCATTTCCGTAGGCATTGGATTTGTTAGTAAATACATAAATGACACATCAAAAGTGAAAACATGAATAAAAGTATTGACAATATACTAGTTATTCTGATAAGAAATTCTGGCTAAATGGAATTGAATAGAAATTATTAATCCATTTAAGCACTTGATtggaaaaaattaaaagtttagccACACAGATGGGCACTGAGGTGAATGTTTCAGTGCTAGTAGTGTTATTCTCCCAAATATCTTGTCTGAGTAACTCCTAAAAACTTTCAAAGTAATATTTGACTTTATCAGAAAGCTGTAAAAAGAGGAGGCTATAGGGGAGAAAGATATGAGAAACTCGAGTTCCAGAGGAAAGTTGCTGAAAGCTATCAGGCCCTTCATGATCCCTCTTGGAaggtaattttataatttattctattacAAATTTTGCACCCATGAATCTGCATGATTGCCTCCTAGCTGTGATGCTATATTAGTATGTTGTCAGACGCCACTGCCAGACGCATAACTTCCCGTCTCCTATGTGACTCCATGTTATCTTTCTGTGTGCGACCTTTTGTGGTCTAAATGGCATATAAACTGTATGTAATAATGATGCTAAAGTCATTTCTGAATTAGTTGTGTTCTTCTTTAGCTTATATATTTGAAAGAAACTATATGCTTCAGTAGCAGATAAAATATCAGCATCACGGGTATTTGCTAGAAGTGTTGAAATTTCAGGCCTTGCAAGTCCTTAAATTCCCATTTACTTGTGCAATTGACTTTTGTTAGGAAAATTGGTGATTAGATATGGATTGTTTCAGGTGCGAAATTTAGTTTGCAATTTGAATGCAGATGATAGATGGCAGCAAATCCATGGAAGAGGTTCAAAAACAGCTTAAAGAGATTGTGTTGGATCATGTCTTAGCATGGAAGACCTCTTTCCCACCTCTGGTGATGCAGATGCTAATTCTTCCTGCTAAGAGGATTTGGGTGACTATTAATTTGGAAGAAAAATGTTggactatattataaaaaaaaatattttcacgtTATTACctaattaacttttaatttttataaaataatatgaataaataacattaaaaatattaaataaaatctattattataatattattaaaatttcttaatatataagTGAAATTTATGAGATGCCCGAGATGCTTTAACATACCAATTCTGATATGGTGttataaataatgaaaatcCTATATTCACCAACTTTTGGACTTTCTATTTTTTCAGATTATTGCGACatgaactaaaaattaaaaattttaaattttaatatcagttattaaaaattgaataattatataagcacaaaaaagaaataatatattaaaaaaatatttcatattttatcaataataaattattaatatatttttataaatgagacataatataattttaatttatgtattttaattaattaaatatagacTTATCCATAAAGAATAAGATTAAGTGACAGGATGATAGTATGTGAGCATATGACGTGtcattagtaaattaatataaagtgaggtcttatttaatttaaaatattttattttttagaaaatctaTTTTAAGGGAATTCATTTTCTGTgtttacatataaattaatttttaaactttttaaaaaattctatttCTCTAGTTTATTTAACTCGAATTAAATGACCGTACTTTACTTACACTCAATATATATTGAAAtggttttattaataaatatctaGAAATAAtgataaagaaaatatatatttatgattACCTTGTTATAAAacttatatgttatgttacataATTTCTTTATAAATGAAGATGAAAGTAAAATAGTATGTGTCTACCACTCAAAAGATTTATCATAACTACCAAATTTTTCGttgatttagtttaaaattaaattcggtcggtttcagtttaaaattaaattaaaaaaattaaaaattaaaattttaatatttataaaaactgaatcaaattaattttgataagaaattgaataaattgaattagtctgatttgatttgattcagttttatcaatttaaatttttaataatttttttattttttatactttattttttaatatttaaaatttaattaaaatattttaactttaatataatttaatctctttatatcattaaaaataatatattattatcactaatcgatttgatttaattttttaattaaaatcaaaccaaactcaaataattaaaaattttaaaattaaaaattaaattaaattaaaataaataaaaaattaaactaaaattttaaattaattcaatttaattaattttttttaattttaaccgaATACTCCCTCTGTAAACATTTCTCACTCGTGATTAAAAAGAAGGACAATTTACTTTATAATCTTTAACATTTATCAAAACTTACAGTTTAGttcttactttttaaaaaataaataatctaatcctgaaattttatattattaataaaataatctttccattaaatttactattaatcaccttcaaattaataaaatcaacctaaattaatagattaaattattataaatattaaattattaaaattaaaaaaattaaattattataaaaagtaaattttgaagaattaaattatttacaatttattaattaattttaacagaatatttattttattaataaaataaatttataaaattaaattatttttcgtaccgtaataaaaaataaattgtgaattttattaaatatgaataattatattataaattactctAAAATAATTTGTCTAGCCTATTTATTCATGCGGTAGACCAGGACAGAGTGCTCGTCTATTCCCGTTACTGGAAAAATCAAAGGAGTAGGTCCCACAAAGATCGTACGTGGTCTTGAAGACAACGACTTGTTCAATACTAGTTTACATCGTCTAGTGATGGACCCCACAAAATCACCACGTTTTTACATCGACGCGCTCAAAACACGCCTCCCACCTCTTTAATTCCCTCTCCCTCCACCACACGCGCCCACCCACGTCATCACCGCAATCGCCTCCTCACCCCTCTCCTCCTCTCCTCTCTTCTTTAACCAAATCCAAACCTTCCTTCCTCACCAATCCAGTAATGGCTTCCACAACTTCCTCCACCTCCCTTTACTTCCACAACATGGAAGAAATCCAGAAGGTTTTCAACCAATTCGACACCAACGGCGACGGTAGGATCTCCGTCGATGAGCTCGGTGGCGTTCTGCAATCCATGGGCTCTGCCTGTACCTCCGCCGAGATTGAGCGGATCATGGAAGACGTCGACACTGACAAGGATGGTTTTATCAGTCTCGAGGAGTTCGCTCAACTTTTCAAGTCCTCGTCTGGCGCTGCCGCTGATTCAGAGTTGAAGGAGGCTTTCGATCTGTATGATCAGAATAAGAATGGACTCATATCATCTGCTGAGTTGCATCAGGTGTTGAATCGCTTGGGGATGTCGTGTTCTTTGGATGATTGTGTTAGGATGATCAGTAATGTTGATGCCGATGGAGATGGTTCAGTTAATTTCCAAGAGTTTCAGAAGATGATGGCTGCAACTGTCAACAATGGAGCAAATGCTACTGATTCAGGCAATTGAAAACGACGAATCGAGGAGTTATCTTCGGTTTCGATCTGAGTACTTCACTACTTTTCTCCATCTTGCTTTAAATCAAATTAGTTTTGATAATAGAATATTTTTGTGATATAAtatatatcttttattatttgaattattgattttgatttttaaggCTTGTGATTATGCGCAAGAACTTGGTAGGGAAATTTTCTGGTAAACCAAACAGAATGAAAAGGGAATCAATAATGCTTTAGgatatattaatgaaaaataaataaagccaTAACTCATGGAAATGGCACCTTTGTTGCTATCGTAGTACGGTGATGTGCAGGAGAAATTCTCCTGGACAATAATATCTTTCTCAAGAGAAATTACTGTGACATGTTTTTCATATATTGTTtgttaaaatcaataatttttcaaaattttaattaaacttatttattttctgataattttttaacttaaaaaatttaaaaacttccattgaaaaaaaatgaaaattttaatcatatgtataaaaaataataattatatattataaaaaaaattatcatattaaatttgaagAGAAATGTTagtaaaaataactttttaattgattatctaatatttattatatttttcaattaatagGATAAAGAGTGTGAAATAATAGTTTGAATATATAATTTTCGTTAGTATTTTTCAGTGTGAATtactatcaaaattttaaagtttaaaaaaattattaatttatttttattttaaaatcatccgattaaaataattttatattttataatattaaatatttacactttttaattttttaatataaattaaaacagattaaataataatttttttaataagatgcctagagatttgattttataaaatataaaaaattttaaattgaataattgTAAAATAGAATGATGGATGatttttgaatttataataaattaaatttaaataaaaattattttgtgatgAGTGATGATGATTGTTTCCTAAATATAACCAGAAAAAAGAATAGTATCCTAACGGGTGTTCCTTTTCTTCATTTTAAGTATGAACCATTGAAATGAAAAATGCTAGTAACActcaactttttattaattgaaatatatttattatgttaactattattttttttctttttaattaatcactaataattatatttttttaattaatatgacAGTGAATGTTAAATAATTACTGTCACTAATTTCTCAAAATTAGGCCTATAATATAATAGAGTGAAATGATAAATTCATATAAttggaaaataaatttaaaggtTTGAACAActcaattcaaat
This Manihot esculenta cultivar AM560-2 chromosome 6, M.esculenta_v8, whole genome shotgun sequence DNA region includes the following protein-coding sequences:
- the LOC110616940 gene encoding probable calcium-binding protein CML27, with the translated sequence MASTTSSTSLYFHNMEEIQKVFNQFDTNGDGRISVDELGGVLQSMGSACTSAEIERIMEDVDTDKDGFISLEEFAQLFKSSSGAAADSELKEAFDLYDQNKNGLISSAELHQVLNRLGMSCSLDDCVRMISNVDADGDGSVNFQEFQKMMAATVNNGANATDSGN
- the LOC122723813 gene encoding pentatricopeptide repeat-containing protein At3g18020-like, whose translation is MGWYLNSLTYSVLICGVLRKRDDERGKELMCSLWETMKDEEDHSRRFFNVVFKISEDMPQGENPDVITLNIVINMFCKMGGIEEALKMLNDMMMVKFYAPDAIIFTSIIGGLLNVGRTQEALNLFDQVMPKNGISPGVVTYNAVLRGLFKLQLADEGIRVFNRMLADGVAANITTYSIIIDGLYDSNQIDKAKKFWDDVVWPSKVHDQFVYASILKGLCHLGNLNKACHYLYEPVDSGVSPNIVSYNIVIDCACRLGVKREAYQIVNEMRKNGLAPDAVTWRILDKLHGTMKG
- the LOC110617632 gene encoding pentatricopeptide repeat-containing protein At3g18020, with product MLLTNLRCPILLKPITLPLAFLSTYDLPQPQPLYRDQDEDQSISITSRSYWTRKIHNLCTQYRKVDQALALLDHLRLRGYRPDSLNLSSIIHGLCDAKRFQEAYHRFVLSISSHCIPDERTCNVLIARLLDSQCPHSTLHALHRLFDVKPEFVPSVINYNRLIYQYCEVSLPNVAHRLLFDMISRGHSPNIVTYTTLMGGYCRVSAVNVAYMMFDEMREHGVVPNSLTYSVLICGILRQRDAERGKELMCGLWETMKDEEDHSVNSAAFSNIIDSLCREGFFNEVFKIAEDMPQGKNVNEEFAYGHMIDSLCRSGRNHGASRIAYIMRKRGFTPSLVSYNSIIHGLCKQRGCMRAYQLFEEGIEFGYLPSEYTYKVLVEALCQDMDLYKARNILESMLKKEGADRTRIYNIYLRALCLVNSATELLNVLVSMLQTECHPDVITLNIVINGFCKMGRIEEALKMLNDMTMGKFCAPDAVTFTSIIGGLLNVGKTQEALNLFHQVMPKNGISPGVVTYNAVLRGLFKLQLADEAMRVFNRMLADGVAANSTTYSIIIDGLCDSNQIDKAKKFWDDVVWPSKVHDKFVYASILKGLCRLGNLNEACHYLYELVDSGVSLNIVSYNIVIDCACRLGMKREAYQIVNEMRKNGLAPDAVTWRILDKLHGAMKG